A genomic segment from Bombus huntii isolate Logan2020A chromosome 13, iyBomHunt1.1, whole genome shotgun sequence encodes:
- the LOC126872330 gene encoding uncharacterized protein LOC126872330 encodes MTSLRSLGFSRRFIVGALTVGVLALLACENLSKADEVPAFFLKIAKNIPRVGRSEGYNDFLKSRRNIPQISGYNSRAQAESWAPYASDKTFSRPIKRRVDYPSIDDAWAWQHFPLAIEGPRELWRTLAGYSKDTSDDVDNDVWKRKKRTGNEPVISEDN; translated from the exons ATGACGAGTTTGCGATCTTTGGGATTTTCACGACGTTTTATCGTTGGTG CTCTTACGGTTGGCGTTTTGGCATTGCTGGCTTGTGAAAATCTATCTAAAGCAGACGAGGTACCGGCATTCTTCTTGAAAATTGCCAAGAACATTCCTCGTGTAGGACGTAGCGAGGGTTATAATGATTTTTTGAAGTCTCGAAGGAACATTCCACAGATCTCAGGCTATAATAGTCGTGCACAG GCTGAATCCTGGGCACCGTATGCTAGCGACAAAACTTTCTCGAGACCTATAAAGAGACGCGTGGATTATCCTTCGATTGATG ATGCTTGGGCTTGGCAACACTTTCCCCTCGCGATAGAAGGACCTCGAGAACTCTGGCGAACTTTGGCTGGCTATTCCAAAGACACATCAGATGA CGTGGACAACGACGTATGGAAACGGAAGAAGAGAACGGGAAATGAGCCTGTGATTTCAGAGGATAATTAG